In Falco biarmicus isolate bFalBia1 chromosome 7, bFalBia1.pri, whole genome shotgun sequence, a single window of DNA contains:
- the CHRM5 gene encoding muscarinic acetylcholine receptor M5 produces the protein MEVNLFSNSTFVNSSSINHKQLEGHSLWEVITIATVTAIVSLITIVGNILVMISFKVNSQLKTVNNYYLLSLACADLIIGIFSMNLYTSYILIGHWSLGSLACDLWLALDYVASNASVMNLLVISFDRYFSITRPLTYRAKRTPKRAGIMIGLAWLISFVLWAPVILCWQYFVGERTVPPDECQIQFLYEPIITFGTAIAAFYIPVSMMTILYCRIYKETEKRTKDLAELQGSESVAEFEMMKPQKALLKSCFSCKQQNLVKRERCQASWSSSSRSTSATVKASQAASTCNDWAKADQLTTCSSYASSEEEDKLATDSVFQVTYKSPSKGKTEEFHESTDVVKDQPEESDFENQKYFLSPAKGHIQKNKKCVAYKFRLVVKADGTQQANNGCRKVKITPCSAALSKDPSIKSMDPNVNNQITKRKRMVLIKERKAAQTLSAILLAFIITWTPYNIMVLISTFCSDCIPLTLWHLGYWLCYVNSTVNPICYALCNKTFRKTFKMLLFCQWKKKKVEEKLYWQGNTKLP, from the coding sequence ATGGAAGTAAATTTATTCAGCAATTCTACTTTTGTAAACAGTTCATCCATCAACCATAAGCAGTTAGAAGGGCATAGCCTCTGGGAAGTCATTACTATTGCCACTGTGACTGCAATTGTAAGCTTGATAACCATAGTGGGAAATATTCTTGTAATGATATCCTTCAAGGTTAACAGTCAGCTCAAAACTGTCAACAATTATTACTTGCTGAGCCTTGCCTGTGCAGATCTCATCATTGGAATATTTTCTATGAACCTTTATACGTCCTATATACTCATAGGCCATTGGTCTCTTGGAAGCCTTGCCTGTGACCTGTGGCTAGCACTGGACTATGTAGCTAGCAACGCCTCAGTGATGAACCTCCTAGTCATCAGTTTTGACAGATATTTTTCCATCACAAGGCCTTTAACTTACAGGGCAAAACGCACACCCAAAAGAGCTGGCATCATGATTGGTCTGGCTTGGCTAATTTCCTTCGTGTTGTGGGCCCCTGTAATCTTGTGCTGGCAGTATTTTGTGGGTGAACGAACAGTACCACCTGATGAGTGCCAGATCCAGTTTTTATATGAGCCCATTATCACCTTTGGAACTGCAATTGCTGCTTTTTACATTCCAGTGTCCATGATGACCATTCTGTATTGCCGAATCTATAAAGAGACAGAGAAACGTACCAAGGACCTTGCTGAACTGCAAGGTTCAGAATCTGTGGCAGAGTTTGAGATGATGAAGCCCCAGAAAGCTCTCCTGAAGTCTTGCTTCAGTTGCAAGCAACAAAACTTAGTCAAAAGAGAGAGGTGTCAGGCTTCCTGGTCTTCATCTAGTCGAAGTACATCAGCTACGGTGAAAGCCTCTCAGGCAGCAAGTACTTGTAACGACTGGGCTAAGGCTGACCAGTTAACCACCTGCAGCAGCTATGCATCTTCAGAAGAGGAGGATAAACTTGCCACTGATTCAGTTTTCCAAGTAACTTACAAAAGTCCATCTAAAGGTAAGACAGAAGAGTTTCATGAAAGTACAGATGTTGTAAAAGACCAACCTGAAGAAAGTGATTTTGAGAACCAGAAATACTTTTTGTCACCTGCCAAAGGccacatacaaaaaaataaaaaatgtgtggCCTATAAATTCCGGTTGGTGGTTAAGGCTGATGGCACCCAGCAAGCCAACAATGGTTGCCgtaaagtaaaaataactccttgttctgctgctctgtCAAAGGATCCTTCCATCAAAAGCATGGATCCAAATGTAAATAACCAAATCACCAAAAGGAAACGGATGGTTCTTATAAAGGAACGCAAAGCAGCACAAACTTTAAGTGCCATTCTTTTGGCTTTTATCATCACATGGACTCCCTACAATATCATGGTTTTGATCTCCACATTCTGCTCTGACTGCATTCCCTTGACACTGTGGCACCTTGGATATTGGCTATGCTATGTGAACAGCACTGTTAACCCCATTTGTTATGCTCTCTGTaacaaaactttcagaaaaacttttaagatgctgcttttctgccagtggaaaaagaaaaaagtggaagagaaaCTATACTGGCAGGGCAATACCAAACTGCCATAA